A genomic window from Fusarium oxysporum Fo47 chromosome VIII, complete sequence includes:
- a CDS encoding uncharacterized protein (expressed protein), with the protein MTFVTLCSFSTFALSVHISFYYYYNYYCFYTNAHMLLGDFTWSQQHIILNQSVSAMLRNKELHQTLVSIRIGFGGSGVLVARRSGSADTLWAANLLACFSDTN; encoded by the coding sequence ATGACTTTTGTCACATTATGCTCCTTTTCGACCTTTGCATTATCAGTACACATCTCCTTTTACTACTACTACAATTATTACTGCTTTTACACAAATGCACACATGCTCCTTGGAGACTTCACTTGGTCTCAACAACATATCATATTGAATCAGTCGGTTTCAGCAATGCTTCGAAATAAAGAGTTACATCAGACTCTTGTGTCTATTAGAATTGGCTTTGGGGGGTCAGGTGTTTTAGTTGCAAGGCGTTCAGGGAGTGCAGATACCCTTTGGGCAGCGAATTTGCTTGCCTGTTTCAGTGATACAAACTAG